The Klebsiella sp. RHBSTW-00484 genome includes a window with the following:
- a CDS encoding tyrosine-protein phosphatase, which produces MTTLSRHPAFLSLQGGINFRDLGGQRTADGRRVRSGKLLRSGSLHMMTTDDLSHLDTIPLSRVIDYRDPAEVNRSPDKLNELAHYLNAPANPHVRDVNAKVTELNAATLNALNGEQFMIELYRQLPFNNAAYRQLTGWLMEPFDGALLQHCAVGKDRTGVGCALTLLALGCDTHTVMEEYLLTHGMLTQVEDFMLHSLGDELTARGRQNLAEMMTVQESYLAAALGAINERYTSVDSWLENEYQLTPQAREALQSRLLEG; this is translated from the coding sequence ATGACCACTCTCTCCCGCCATCCGGCTTTCTTATCGCTACAGGGCGGTATCAACTTTCGTGACCTGGGCGGTCAGCGTACCGCCGACGGTCGCCGCGTGCGTTCAGGTAAACTGCTGCGCTCCGGTTCGCTGCATATGATGACCACCGATGACTTAAGTCACCTGGATACTATTCCTCTTAGCCGGGTCATTGACTATCGCGACCCGGCTGAAGTGAATCGTAGCCCCGATAAGCTGAACGAACTGGCGCACTATCTCAACGCTCCCGCCAACCCGCACGTTCGCGACGTCAATGCAAAAGTGACAGAGCTGAATGCCGCGACGCTGAATGCCCTGAACGGCGAGCAGTTTATGATCGAACTTTATCGCCAGTTGCCGTTTAATAACGCCGCCTATCGCCAGCTCACCGGATGGCTGATGGAGCCTTTCGACGGCGCGCTGCTGCAGCACTGCGCGGTGGGTAAAGACCGTACTGGCGTCGGCTGCGCCCTGACGCTGCTGGCCCTCGGCTGTGATACCCATACGGTGATGGAAGAGTACCTGCTCACCCACGGCATGCTGACCCAGGTCGAAGATTTTATGCTCCACTCGCTCGGCGATGAACTGACCGCTCGCGGGCGGCAAAATCTGGCCGAAATGATGACGGTGCAGGAGTCATATCTCGCCGCCGCGCTCGGCGCAATTAATGAGCGATATACCAGCGTTGATAGCTGGCTGGAAAACGAGTATCAGCTCACGCCGCAGGCGCGAGAAGCGCTTCAATCAAGACTTCTGGAGGGGTAG
- a CDS encoding glycoside hydrolase family 1 protein, whose product MNETLPADFLWGNSVSSMQTEGAWNEGGKGMSVYDIRQPAEFASDWKVATDSYHRYREDFDLMKDLGMNCYRFQIAWSRVCPQGDGEFNEEGIDFYHQFIDELIARGIEPMICLYHFDMPLSLAERYNGFTDRRVMEAFIRYGQKMIDCFGDKVKWWLTFNEQNLYHMPDAFLISGYMRGEKTLRELYQIQHHVMMAHVHLTQYLHQSKPQCLMGGMLAHALVYPATCKPRDMLCAQQLDEFLNQNLLRAYAGEGYSPEVMHVVAREGFDDIYLPDDLALMATVKIDYLAFSYYASKALDSDAIPPGTPVNNYMQYGDKKNEYLQATEWNWQIDPVGFRMIITRYYNDWRLPVFPIENGIGVIESWDGENEVADDYRIAYHRDHINAMKEAMFEDGAQVIGYLGWGLIDILSSQGDMRKRYGVVYVNRENHDLKDLKRVPKKSYAWLKRAIHSNGEEM is encoded by the coding sequence ATGAATGAAACACTACCGGCAGATTTTCTATGGGGTAACTCGGTCTCCAGTATGCAAACCGAAGGGGCGTGGAATGAAGGCGGTAAGGGGATGTCGGTCTATGATATCCGCCAGCCCGCGGAATTTGCTTCCGACTGGAAGGTCGCCACCGACTCTTACCACCGCTACCGGGAAGATTTTGACCTCATGAAAGATTTGGGGATGAACTGCTACCGCTTCCAGATTGCCTGGAGCCGCGTATGCCCGCAAGGCGATGGCGAATTCAACGAAGAGGGTATCGACTTCTATCACCAGTTTATTGATGAGCTGATCGCCCGCGGCATCGAGCCGATGATCTGTCTCTATCACTTCGACATGCCGCTGTCGCTGGCGGAGCGCTACAACGGTTTCACCGACCGTCGCGTAATGGAGGCTTTTATCCGCTACGGGCAGAAGATGATCGACTGCTTTGGCGATAAGGTGAAGTGGTGGCTGACCTTTAATGAACAGAATCTCTACCATATGCCGGACGCGTTTCTGATTTCAGGCTATATGCGCGGAGAGAAAACCCTGCGCGAGCTCTATCAGATTCAGCACCATGTGATGATGGCCCACGTCCATCTGACGCAATATCTGCACCAGAGCAAACCGCAGTGCCTGATGGGCGGTATGCTGGCCCACGCGCTGGTTTATCCGGCGACCTGCAAACCGCGCGATATGCTCTGCGCTCAGCAGCTTGATGAGTTCTTAAACCAGAACCTGCTGCGCGCATACGCCGGGGAGGGCTACAGCCCGGAAGTGATGCATGTCGTGGCCCGCGAAGGCTTCGACGATATTTATCTGCCGGACGATCTGGCGCTGATGGCGACGGTAAAAATCGACTATCTGGCTTTTAGCTACTATGCCAGTAAAGCCCTCGACAGCGATGCGATCCCGCCGGGCACCCCGGTGAACAACTACATGCAGTATGGTGATAAAAAGAATGAATATCTGCAGGCCACCGAGTGGAACTGGCAGATTGACCCTGTGGGCTTTCGCATGATCATCACCCGCTACTACAACGACTGGCGGCTGCCGGTATTCCCGATTGAAAACGGCATTGGGGTGATTGAATCCTGGGATGGCGAAAACGAAGTGGCTGACGATTATCGCATTGCCTATCATCGCGATCATATCAACGCCATGAAAGAAGCGATGTTTGAGGATGGCGCGCAGGTGATTGGCTACCTGGGCTGGGGATTGATCGACATTCTCAGCTCACAGGGCGATATGCGTAAACGCTACGGGGTTGTTTACGTGAATCGTGAAAACCACGATCTGAAAGACCTCAAACGCGTACCGAAGAAAAGCTATGCCTGGCTGAAGCGGGCTATTCACAGCAACGGCGAAGAGATGTAA
- a CDS encoding GntR family transcriptional regulator translates to MTAKYLNIAREIKKRIISQQYPASAPLPDQFALAAEFSTSRMTIQQAMRQLIVEGLIYTRKGQGTFVRKNFLQLSQWELPGSDYFGATKTWEHLGEVTSRVIRFELRFPSEKEQTSLLIDADAPVYDFVRLRLLNDEPVSLDLTVMPVALVPGLNKSHLESSVFRYVQETLGLKMMGSYRVVRAIKPQDLDKEHLNCEVSDPVLEVEQVIYLEDGTPLEYAHCHYRYDHGGIILVNNG, encoded by the coding sequence ATGACGGCCAAATATCTGAATATCGCGCGGGAAATTAAAAAGCGCATCATCAGCCAACAGTATCCGGCCAGCGCGCCATTACCCGACCAGTTCGCGTTAGCGGCGGAATTCAGCACCAGCAGGATGACCATCCAGCAGGCGATGCGCCAGCTTATCGTCGAAGGACTTATCTACACCCGTAAGGGGCAGGGCACCTTTGTGCGCAAGAATTTTCTCCAGCTTTCGCAGTGGGAGCTGCCCGGCAGCGACTATTTTGGCGCGACGAAAACCTGGGAACATTTAGGGGAAGTGACCAGCCGGGTGATTCGCTTTGAGCTGCGTTTTCCCAGCGAGAAAGAGCAAACGTCGCTGCTGATCGACGCCGACGCCCCGGTCTATGATTTCGTTCGTCTGCGCCTGCTCAACGACGAACCCGTATCGCTGGATTTGACCGTGATGCCCGTTGCGCTGGTGCCCGGCCTGAATAAAAGTCATCTGGAAAGCTCGGTGTTTCGCTACGTGCAGGAGACGCTGGGGCTAAAAATGATGGGGTCGTATCGCGTAGTGCGGGCGATAAAACCGCAAGATCTGGATAAGGAGCATCTCAACTGCGAGGTGAGCGATCCGGTCTTAGAGGTTGAGCAGGTTATCTATCTGGAGGATGGGACTCCGCTGGAGTATGCCCATTGCCACTACCGCTACGATCACGGCGGCATTATTCTGGTCAATAACGGATAA
- the ldtB gene encoding L,D-transpeptidase has protein sequence MKLSTLFAAAFAIVGFCNTASAVTYPLPTDGSRLIGQNQVITIPEGNKQPLEYFAAEYQMGLSNMLEANPGVDTFLPKGGTVLNIPQQLILPDTVHEGIVINSAEMRLYYYPKGTNTVIVLPIGIGQLGKDTPINWVTKVERKKAGPTWTPTAKMHAEYIAAGEPLPAVVPAGPDNPMGLYALYIGRLYAIHGTNANFGIGLRVSHGCVRLRNEDIKFLFDNVPVGTRVEFIDEPVKATTEPDGSRFIEVHNPLSTTEAQFQDGEIVPINLTKSVQAITGQTDVDQSVVDQAIQNRSGMPVRLN, from the coding sequence ATGAAATTATCGACTCTCTTCGCGGCAGCCTTCGCCATCGTGGGCTTTTGCAACACAGCTTCTGCTGTAACCTATCCACTGCCTACCGATGGCAGCCGTCTGATTGGCCAAAACCAGGTCATCACCATCCCGGAAGGCAACAAGCAGCCGCTGGAATACTTTGCCGCCGAATATCAGATGGGCTTATCCAACATGCTGGAAGCCAACCCTGGCGTGGACACCTTCCTGCCAAAGGGCGGTACCGTACTGAATATTCCGCAGCAGCTGATCCTGCCGGACACCGTGCATGAAGGTATCGTTATCAACAGCGCGGAAATGCGCCTGTACTACTACCCGAAAGGCACCAACACTGTGATCGTGCTGCCTATCGGTATCGGTCAGTTGGGTAAAGATACGCCGATCAACTGGGTGACTAAAGTTGAGCGTAAAAAAGCGGGCCCGACCTGGACCCCAACCGCCAAAATGCACGCAGAATATATTGCCGCAGGTGAACCGCTGCCAGCCGTTGTCCCGGCAGGTCCGGATAACCCGATGGGCCTGTACGCGCTGTATATCGGCCGTCTGTACGCCATCCACGGTACTAACGCCAACTTCGGTATCGGTCTGCGCGTGAGCCACGGCTGCGTGCGTCTGCGTAACGAAGATATCAAATTCCTGTTTGACAACGTGCCGGTCGGCACCCGCGTTGAATTTATCGATGAGCCGGTAAAAGCCACCACCGAGCCTGACGGCAGCCGCTTCATTGAAGTTCACAACCCGCTGTCCACCACTGAAGCACAGTTCCAGGACGGTGAAATCGTGCCGATTAACCTGACCAAGTCAGTGCAGGCTATTACTGGCCAGACGGATGTTGATCAGAGCGTGGTTGATCAGGCCATTCAGAACCGTTCCGGTATGCCGGTGCGCCTGAACTAA